A genomic region of Vitis vinifera cultivar Pinot Noir 40024 chromosome 7, ASM3070453v1 contains the following coding sequences:
- the LOC100266575 gene encoding G-type lectin S-receptor-like serine/threonine-protein kinase CES101 isoform X2 — translation MLDGNGTLMIIHSGGDPIVLNSNQASGNSIATLLDSGNFVVSALNSDGSAKQTLWESFDDPTDTLLPGMKLGINLKTRQNWSLASWINEQVPDPGTFTLEWNDTQLVTKRREDIYWSSGILKDQSFEFFQTHHNIHFFISVCNDNETYFSYSVQDGAISKWVLNWRGGFFDTYGTLFVKEDMCDRYGKYPGCAVQEPPTCRTRDFQFMKQSVLNSGYPSLMNIDTSLGLSDCQAICRNNCSCTACNTVFTNGTGCQFWRDKLPLARVGDANQEELYVLSSSKDTGNHLQNISIICGVVGLVIILIFSCLPRNFRGDRELEKPEQIVPSDSEDIDSVKQFSLVSVMAATNNFSDENKLGKGGFGPVYKGILPGGQEIAVKRLSRDSTQGPEQFNNERLIAKQQHRNLVRLLGYCMEGEEKMLIYEFMPNRSLEDVLFAPAGRKMLDWNTWCKIIEGIAQGLDYLHRHSILNMVHRDLKASNILLDHDMNPKISDFGTARIFERNASEAHTRKLVGTFGYMPPEYVLGGAYSEKTDVYSFGVLLLEIVSGQRIIPPDSKGDNLSLIRNAWKLWGEGNSLKLVDPAVVGPHSTTQILKWIRVALLCIQKHEERPTMSEVCSMLNRTELPKPNPPAILRSDEPRSCSDMQV, via the exons ATGCTGGATGGCAATGGCACATTGATGATCATTCATAGTGGGGGTGATCCAATTGTCTTGAATTCCAATCAAGCATCCGGAAACTCCATAGCTACCTTGCTTGATTCTGGAAATTTTGTTGTGTCAGCGTTAAATTCAGATGGATCTGCGAAGCAGACACTATGGGAAAGTTTCGATGATCCTACAGACACGCTCCTGCCTGGGATGAAACTAGGCATCAACTTGAAAACCAGGCAAAACTGGTCACTTGCTTCGTGGATAAACGAACAAGTGCCTGATCCTGGGACTTTCACTCTAGAATGGAATGACACACAATTGGTAACGAAACGCCGAGAAGACATCTACTGGAGCAGTGGAATTCTGAAAGATCAGAGTTTTGAGTTCTTTCAAACTCACCATAACATCCACTTTTTCATCAGTGTTTGTAATGACAACGAGACCTACTTCAGCTATTCAGTTCAAGACGGAGCTATTTCAAAGTGGGTATTGAACTGGAGAGGGGGATTTTTTGACACTTACGGAACTCTATTCGTGAAGGAAGATATGTGTGATCGTTATGGCAAATATCCAGGGTGTGCAGTGCAAGAGCCACCCACTTGCAGGACTAGAGACTTCCAATTCATGAAGCAATCGGTTCTCAATTCAGGATATCCATCATTAATGAACATAGATACGAGCTTGGGCCTTAGTGATTGTCAGGCTATATGCAGGAACAATTGTTCTTGTACTGCTTGTAATACTGTATTCACCAATGGAACTGGATGTCAGTTTTGGAGGGATAAATTGCCACTAGCCCGAGTGGGTGATGCAAATCAGGAGGAGCTCTATGTCTTGTCCTCATCAAAAGATACAG GGAACCATTTGCAGAATATAAGCATTATCTGTGGAGTGGTAGGTCTGGTCATAATACTTATCTTCTCTTGTTTACCGAGAAATTTCAGAG GGGATAGAGAATTGGAGAAACCTGAGCAGATTGTACCGAGTGATTCAGAAGATATTGACAGTGTCAAACAGTTCAGTTTAGTTTCTGTTATGGCTGCCACGAATAACTTTTCAGATGAAAATAAACTTGGAAAGGGTGGTTTTGGTCCTGTCTATAAg GGGATACTACCTGGGGGCCAAGAAATAGCAGTGAAGAGACTTTCAAGGGATTCTACACAGGGACCAGAGCAGTTCAATAATGAAAGACTGATTGCCAAACAACAACATAGAAATCTTGTCAGACTTTTGGGTTACTGCATGGAGGGAGAAGAAAAGATGTTAATCTATGAGTTCATGCCCAACAGAAGCTTGGAAGACGTCCTCTTTG CTCCTGCTGGAAGAAAGATGTTGGACTGGAATACGTGGTGCAAAATAATTGAGGGGATTGCACAAGGACTTGATTACTTGCACAGACATTCAATATTAAACATGGTTCATAGAGATCTAAAAGCAAGTAATATCCTACTCGATCATGACATGAACCCCAAAATTTCTGATTTTGGCACTGCCAGAATTTTTGAGCGAAATGCATCAGAAGCACATACTCGTAAACTTGTTGGAACCTT TGGTTACATGCCACCTGAGTATGTCCTGGGGGGAGCTTATTCAGAGAAAACAGATGTTTATAGCTTTGGGGTCCTGCTGTTGGAAATTGTGAGCGGCCAGAGGATTATTCCCCCTGATTCTAAGGGTGACAACTTAAGTCTTATACGAAAT GCTTGGAAGTTATGGGGAGAAGGCAATAGCTTGAAACTAGTGGATCCAGCGGTGGTGGGTCCCCACTCAACAACCCAAATATTGAAGTGGATTCGTGTTGCTCTCTTGTGTATACAGAAGCATGAAGAGAGGCCTACAATGTCAGAAGTTTGCTCCATGCTTAACAGAACGGAGCTACCCAAGCCAAATCCACCCGCAATTTTGCGCTCAGATGAGCCAAGGAGTTGTTCTGATATGCAAGTGTAA
- the LOC100266575 gene encoding G-type lectin S-receptor-like serine/threonine-protein kinase CES101 isoform X1 → MLDGNGTLMIIHSGGDPIVLNSNQASGNSIATLLDSGNFVVSALNSDGSAKQTLWESFDDPTDTLLPGMKLGINLKTRQNWSLASWINEQVPDPGTFTLEWNDTQLVTKRREDIYWSSGILKDQSFEFFQTHHNIHFFISVCNDNETYFSYSVQDGAISKWVLNWRGGFFDTYGTLFVKEDMCDRYGKYPGCAVQEPPTCRTRDFQFMKQSVLNSGYPSLMNIDTSLGLSDCQAICRNNCSCTACNTVFTNGTGCQFWRDKLPLARVGDANQEELYVLSSSKDTGNHLQNISIICGVVGLVIILIFSCLPRNFRGYRVRREVQPRDVEVSGDITGDRELEKPEQIVPSDSEDIDSVKQFSLVSVMAATNNFSDENKLGKGGFGPVYKGILPGGQEIAVKRLSRDSTQGPEQFNNERLIAKQQHRNLVRLLGYCMEGEEKMLIYEFMPNRSLEDVLFAPAGRKMLDWNTWCKIIEGIAQGLDYLHRHSILNMVHRDLKASNILLDHDMNPKISDFGTARIFERNASEAHTRKLVGTFGYMPPEYVLGGAYSEKTDVYSFGVLLLEIVSGQRIIPPDSKGDNLSLIRNAWKLWGEGNSLKLVDPAVVGPHSTTQILKWIRVALLCIQKHEERPTMSEVCSMLNRTELPKPNPPAILRSDEPRSCSDMQV, encoded by the exons ATGCTGGATGGCAATGGCACATTGATGATCATTCATAGTGGGGGTGATCCAATTGTCTTGAATTCCAATCAAGCATCCGGAAACTCCATAGCTACCTTGCTTGATTCTGGAAATTTTGTTGTGTCAGCGTTAAATTCAGATGGATCTGCGAAGCAGACACTATGGGAAAGTTTCGATGATCCTACAGACACGCTCCTGCCTGGGATGAAACTAGGCATCAACTTGAAAACCAGGCAAAACTGGTCACTTGCTTCGTGGATAAACGAACAAGTGCCTGATCCTGGGACTTTCACTCTAGAATGGAATGACACACAATTGGTAACGAAACGCCGAGAAGACATCTACTGGAGCAGTGGAATTCTGAAAGATCAGAGTTTTGAGTTCTTTCAAACTCACCATAACATCCACTTTTTCATCAGTGTTTGTAATGACAACGAGACCTACTTCAGCTATTCAGTTCAAGACGGAGCTATTTCAAAGTGGGTATTGAACTGGAGAGGGGGATTTTTTGACACTTACGGAACTCTATTCGTGAAGGAAGATATGTGTGATCGTTATGGCAAATATCCAGGGTGTGCAGTGCAAGAGCCACCCACTTGCAGGACTAGAGACTTCCAATTCATGAAGCAATCGGTTCTCAATTCAGGATATCCATCATTAATGAACATAGATACGAGCTTGGGCCTTAGTGATTGTCAGGCTATATGCAGGAACAATTGTTCTTGTACTGCTTGTAATACTGTATTCACCAATGGAACTGGATGTCAGTTTTGGAGGGATAAATTGCCACTAGCCCGAGTGGGTGATGCAAATCAGGAGGAGCTCTATGTCTTGTCCTCATCAAAAGATACAG GGAACCATTTGCAGAATATAAGCATTATCTGTGGAGTGGTAGGTCTGGTCATAATACTTATCTTCTCTTGTTTACCGAGAAATTTCAGAG GGTATAGAGTAAGGAGGGAAGTTCAGCCACGTGATGTTGAGGTTTCTGGTGATATAACAGGGGATAGAGAATTGGAGAAACCTGAGCAGATTGTACCGAGTGATTCAGAAGATATTGACAGTGTCAAACAGTTCAGTTTAGTTTCTGTTATGGCTGCCACGAATAACTTTTCAGATGAAAATAAACTTGGAAAGGGTGGTTTTGGTCCTGTCTATAAg GGGATACTACCTGGGGGCCAAGAAATAGCAGTGAAGAGACTTTCAAGGGATTCTACACAGGGACCAGAGCAGTTCAATAATGAAAGACTGATTGCCAAACAACAACATAGAAATCTTGTCAGACTTTTGGGTTACTGCATGGAGGGAGAAGAAAAGATGTTAATCTATGAGTTCATGCCCAACAGAAGCTTGGAAGACGTCCTCTTTG CTCCTGCTGGAAGAAAGATGTTGGACTGGAATACGTGGTGCAAAATAATTGAGGGGATTGCACAAGGACTTGATTACTTGCACAGACATTCAATATTAAACATGGTTCATAGAGATCTAAAAGCAAGTAATATCCTACTCGATCATGACATGAACCCCAAAATTTCTGATTTTGGCACTGCCAGAATTTTTGAGCGAAATGCATCAGAAGCACATACTCGTAAACTTGTTGGAACCTT TGGTTACATGCCACCTGAGTATGTCCTGGGGGGAGCTTATTCAGAGAAAACAGATGTTTATAGCTTTGGGGTCCTGCTGTTGGAAATTGTGAGCGGCCAGAGGATTATTCCCCCTGATTCTAAGGGTGACAACTTAAGTCTTATACGAAAT GCTTGGAAGTTATGGGGAGAAGGCAATAGCTTGAAACTAGTGGATCCAGCGGTGGTGGGTCCCCACTCAACAACCCAAATATTGAAGTGGATTCGTGTTGCTCTCTTGTGTATACAGAAGCATGAAGAGAGGCCTACAATGTCAGAAGTTTGCTCCATGCTTAACAGAACGGAGCTACCCAAGCCAAATCCACCCGCAATTTTGCGCTCAGATGAGCCAAGGAGTTGTTCTGATATGCAAGTGTAA